From one Streptomyces sp. N50 genomic stretch:
- a CDS encoding discoidin domain-containing protein: MHSTTFRSVRRMPIIGATVALAAGMLVALTPAAAHAASGASLPFTSVEAESATTTGTKIGPDYTQGTLASEASGRQAVRLTSGQRVEFTVPRAANAVNVSYNVPDGQSGSLDVYVNGVKISKTLAVTSKYSYVDTSWIAGAKTHHFFDNSRLLLGQNVQQGDKVAFVATGTQVTVDVADFEQVAGAAAQPAGSVSVVSKGADPSGAGDSTQAFRDAISAAQGGVVWIPPGDYRLTSSLSGVQNVTLQGAGQWYSVVHTSRFIDQSSSSGGVHIKDFAVIGEVTERVDSNPDNFVNGSLGPGSSVSGMWIQHLKVGLWLTGNNDNLVVENNRVLDTTADGLNLNGNAHGVIVRNNFLRNQGDDSLAMWSLNSPDTNSSFENNTISQPNLANGIAIYGGTNIAVRNNLVSDTNALGSGIAISNQKFLDPFSPLAGTITVDGNTLVRTGAINPNWGHPMGALRVDSYDSAVNATVNITNTTITNSPYSAFEFVSGGGHGYSTGNVTVSGASVQNTGTVVVQAEAQGAARFSNVQATGVGAAGIYNCPYPSGSGVFSLTDGGGNSGWSSTWSDCSTWPQPGQGNPPPDQNTNLAKGRPATATGSQDVYTPGKAVDGDANTYWESANNAFPQAWTVDLGSNQAVRRLVLKLPPSSAWGARTQTLSVLGSTDGSAYSTVVGSTGYRFDPATGNTVTVALPSGTNLRYVRLNVTANTGWPAAQFSEVEAYQTS; this comes from the coding sequence ATGCACAGCACCACCTTCCGATCTGTCAGGCGCATGCCAATCATAGGTGCGACCGTCGCGCTCGCCGCCGGCATGCTCGTCGCCCTGACCCCCGCCGCCGCCCACGCGGCCTCGGGCGCCTCCCTCCCCTTCACCTCCGTCGAGGCCGAGTCGGCCACCACCACCGGCACGAAGATCGGCCCCGACTACACCCAGGGGACCCTCGCCTCCGAAGCCTCGGGACGCCAGGCCGTACGGCTCACCTCCGGGCAGCGGGTCGAGTTCACCGTGCCGCGCGCGGCCAACGCCGTGAACGTGTCCTACAACGTCCCGGACGGCCAGAGCGGCAGCCTCGACGTTTACGTCAACGGGGTCAAGATCAGCAAGACGCTCGCCGTCACCTCCAAGTACTCGTACGTCGACACGAGTTGGATCGCGGGCGCCAAGACGCACCACTTCTTCGACAACTCTCGGCTCCTGCTCGGCCAGAACGTGCAGCAGGGCGACAAGGTCGCGTTCGTGGCGACGGGCACCCAAGTCACCGTCGACGTCGCCGACTTCGAGCAGGTCGCCGGGGCCGCCGCGCAGCCCGCCGGTTCGGTGTCCGTGGTCTCCAAGGGTGCCGACCCCAGCGGCGCGGGCGACTCCACCCAGGCCTTCCGGGACGCCATCTCCGCAGCACAAGGGGGAGTGGTGTGGATCCCGCCGGGCGACTACCGGCTCACCTCATCGCTCAGCGGTGTGCAGAACGTGACGCTCCAGGGCGCCGGTCAGTGGTACTCGGTCGTGCACACCTCGCGCTTCATCGACCAGTCCAGCTCCTCCGGCGGCGTCCACATCAAGGACTTCGCGGTCATCGGAGAGGTCACCGAACGCGTCGACTCCAACCCGGACAACTTCGTCAACGGCTCGCTGGGACCGGGCAGTTCGGTCTCCGGCATGTGGATCCAGCACCTCAAGGTCGGCCTCTGGCTGACGGGCAACAACGACAACCTCGTCGTCGAGAACAACCGCGTCCTCGACACCACCGCCGACGGCCTCAACCTCAACGGCAACGCCCACGGCGTCATCGTCCGCAACAACTTCCTGCGCAACCAGGGCGACGACTCCCTCGCCATGTGGTCGCTCAACTCCCCGGACACCAACAGCAGTTTCGAGAACAACACCATCTCCCAGCCGAACCTCGCCAACGGCATCGCGATCTACGGCGGCACGAACATCGCCGTCCGGAACAACCTGGTCTCCGACACCAACGCCCTCGGCAGCGGCATCGCGATCTCCAACCAGAAGTTCCTCGACCCCTTCTCCCCGCTCGCCGGGACGATCACGGTCGACGGCAACACCCTCGTCCGCACCGGCGCGATCAACCCCAACTGGGGCCATCCCATGGGCGCGTTGCGCGTCGACTCCTACGACAGCGCGGTCAACGCCACCGTCAACATCACCAACACGACGATCACCAACAGCCCTTACAGTGCCTTCGAGTTCGTGTCCGGCGGCGGGCACGGCTACTCGACCGGCAACGTCACCGTGAGCGGGGCGAGCGTGCAGAACACCGGCACGGTCGTCGTCCAGGCCGAGGCGCAGGGCGCGGCCAGGTTCAGCAACGTGCAGGCCACCGGCGTCGGCGCGGCCGGTATCTACAACTGTCCCTACCCGTCAGGCTCCGGGGTCTTCAGCCTCACCGACGGCGGCGGCAACTCCGGCTGGAGCAGCACCTGGTCGGACTGCTCGACCTGGCCGCAGCCCGGTCAGGGCAACCCGCCCCCGGACCAGAACACCAACCTCGCCAAGGGCCGCCCCGCCACGGCGACCGGCTCGCAGGACGTCTACACGCCGGGCAAGGCGGTCGACGGCGACGCGAACACCTACTGGGAGTCCGCCAACAACGCCTTCCCACAGGCCTGGACGGTCGACCTCGGCTCCAACCAGGCCGTACGCAGGCTGGTGTTGAAGCTCCCGCCGTCCTCCGCGTGGGGCGCCCGCACGCAGACGCTGTCCGTGCTGGGCAGCACCGACGGCTCGGCCTACTCGACCGTCGTCGGCTCCACCGGCTACCGCTTCGACCCGGCGACCGGGAACACGGTCACCGTGGCGCTCCCGAGTGGCACGAACCTGCGCTATGTGCGGCTCAACGTCACCGCCAACACCGGCTGGCCGGCGGCCCAGTTCAGCGAAGTGGAGGCGTATCAGACTTCGTGA
- a CDS encoding ABC transporter ATP-binding protein, with the protein MHAQLDVSGLHKVYEGSGRRVEAVRDLTFTVDAGELVCLVGPSGCGKTTLLKCMGGLLTPTAGEVLLGGRKVSGPPPGMAFVFQEYGRSLFPWMRVGENVELPLKQKNLSKSRRRELVADALESVGLTEAAGAYPWQLSGGMQQRVAIARALAYEPEVLLMDEPFAAVDAQTRADLEDLVRGLWRERGITILFVTHDIDEAVYLGERVVVLSASPTVVQEQLKVDLPVERDQLHTRVAPRFAELRTHVYEQIQAAKRGTLPIQDRLTKSDTPPLR; encoded by the coding sequence ATGCACGCGCAACTCGACGTATCCGGCCTGCACAAGGTCTACGAGGGTTCCGGTCGCCGGGTGGAGGCGGTGCGGGACCTCACCTTCACCGTCGACGCCGGCGAACTCGTCTGTCTCGTCGGCCCGTCGGGCTGCGGCAAGACCACACTGCTGAAGTGCATGGGCGGCCTGCTCACCCCGACCGCGGGCGAAGTCCTCCTGGGTGGACGGAAGGTGAGCGGTCCGCCGCCCGGGATGGCATTCGTGTTCCAGGAGTACGGGCGCAGCCTCTTCCCCTGGATGCGGGTCGGCGAGAACGTCGAACTCCCTTTGAAGCAGAAGAACTTGTCGAAGTCCCGACGGCGTGAACTGGTGGCCGACGCACTGGAGTCGGTCGGGCTGACGGAGGCCGCGGGGGCGTATCCGTGGCAGCTGTCCGGCGGGATGCAGCAGCGGGTCGCGATCGCACGGGCGCTGGCGTACGAGCCCGAAGTCCTGCTCATGGACGAGCCGTTCGCGGCGGTCGACGCGCAGACCCGGGCCGATCTGGAGGACCTGGTACGGGGGTTGTGGCGGGAGCGCGGGATCACGATCCTGTTCGTGACCCACGACATCGACGAGGCCGTGTACTTGGGCGAGCGGGTGGTCGTGCTGTCCGCGTCGCCGACCGTCGTGCAGGAGCAGCTGAAGGTCGATCTGCCCGTGGAGCGCGACCAGTTGCACACCCGGGTCGCCCCGCGCTTCGCCGAACTGCGGACCCATGTCTACGAGCAGATCCAGGCGGCGAAGCGCGGGACGCTCCCGATTCAGGACCGGCTCACGAAGTCTGATACGCCTCCACTTCGCTGA
- a CDS encoding ABC transporter permease translates to MRRTLIRLLFAVALPAVLIALWWLASDGSTNVYWPPLRTILNTFPDVWTGDRLKTDVLPSILRLAAGYATAAVVGVAIGTVIGSYRRVRAVCEPVLEFLRAVPPPVLVPVIMLFAGIGDTMKIVVIASGCVWPVLLNTVEGVRAVDPVMKETALSYGVTGVARLRTLVLRSASPQIFAGLRQALSIGIILMVISEMFAATDGLGFTIVQFQRSFAIPDMWTGILVLGILGFLLSVVFQVVERRVLGWYHGLRAANRRSS, encoded by the coding sequence GTGAGGCGGACCCTGATCCGGCTGCTGTTCGCGGTCGCGCTGCCGGCCGTCCTGATCGCCCTGTGGTGGCTGGCGTCGGACGGCAGCACCAACGTGTACTGGCCGCCGCTGCGCACGATCCTCAACACCTTCCCCGACGTGTGGACCGGCGACCGCCTCAAGACGGACGTCCTGCCCAGCATCCTGCGCCTCGCGGCCGGTTACGCCACGGCGGCCGTCGTCGGCGTCGCGATCGGAACGGTCATCGGCTCGTACCGCCGGGTGCGCGCGGTGTGCGAACCGGTCCTGGAGTTCCTGCGGGCCGTACCGCCACCGGTGCTGGTCCCGGTCATCATGCTGTTCGCGGGCATCGGCGACACGATGAAGATCGTGGTCATCGCGAGCGGCTGCGTCTGGCCCGTCCTTCTCAACACGGTCGAGGGCGTCCGCGCGGTCGACCCGGTCATGAAGGAAACAGCCCTCTCCTACGGCGTCACGGGCGTCGCCCGGCTGCGCACGCTGGTGCTGCGTTCGGCGAGCCCGCAGATCTTCGCGGGGCTGCGCCAGGCGCTGTCCATCGGGATCATCCTCATGGTCATCAGCGAGATGTTCGCGGCCACCGACGGGCTGGGTTTCACCATCGTCCAGTTCCAACGCAGCTTCGCCATACCGGACATGTGGACGGGCATCCTCGTCCTCGGGATCCTGGGGTTCCTGCTCTCCGTCGTCTTCCAGGTGGTCGAGCGGCGGGTGCTCGGCTGGTACCACGGCCTGCGCGCCGCCAACCGCCGTTCCTCGTAA
- a CDS encoding ABC transporter permease, with amino-acid sequence MRGLNTALGAAGLAAFLALGEVVPRVGIVKEAYFPPTSRIASAFWDELKDGAFWSALGDTLTGWALGLAIAVGAGIVVGVLLSVVPHLREATASTIEFLRPIPSVALIPLAVLLYGTELKSVLLLVVYASFWQILIQVLYGVQDVDPVAEETARSYGLGTWARVRHVLWPSALPYVMTGVRLAAAVALILTITAELVIGAPGLGATIAVAQTSQAVPEMYALIVVTGLLGLLINVGARTVERRALAWHQSVRGEVAV; translated from the coding sequence GTGAGGGGACTGAACACCGCACTCGGTGCGGCCGGACTCGCGGCCTTCCTCGCCCTCGGCGAGGTCGTGCCGCGTGTCGGCATCGTCAAGGAGGCCTACTTCCCGCCGACGAGCAGGATCGCCTCCGCGTTCTGGGACGAGCTCAAGGACGGCGCCTTCTGGTCGGCCCTCGGCGACACCCTCACCGGCTGGGCCCTGGGCCTCGCGATCGCCGTCGGCGCGGGCATCGTCGTCGGCGTCCTGCTCTCCGTGGTCCCCCACCTCCGCGAGGCCACGGCCTCGACGATCGAGTTCCTCCGCCCGATCCCGTCGGTCGCCCTCATCCCCCTGGCAGTGCTGTTGTACGGCACCGAACTCAAGTCGGTGCTGTTGCTCGTCGTCTACGCCTCCTTCTGGCAGATCCTGATCCAGGTCCTCTACGGCGTCCAGGACGTCGACCCGGTCGCCGAGGAGACGGCACGGTCGTACGGTCTCGGCACCTGGGCCCGGGTCCGCCACGTGCTGTGGCCGAGCGCGCTGCCGTACGTCATGACGGGCGTGCGACTGGCCGCGGCGGTCGCGCTGATCCTCACCATCACCGCCGAACTGGTCATCGGGGCACCGGGGTTGGGCGCGACCATCGCGGTCGCGCAGACCTCGCAGGCCGTGCCGGAGATGTACGCGCTGATCGTGGTGACCGGTCTGCTGGGGCTGCTCATCAACGTGGGCGCGCGGACGGTGGAACGGCGGGCGCTGGCCTGGCACCAGTCGGTGCGCGGGGAGGTGGCGGTGTGA
- a CDS encoding ABC transporter substrate-binding protein, with product MRRLLVGLAAGSMLVAASACGSSGNGASDNSSSSTGTTTVKVGVIPIVDVAPLYLGQKEGFFSKHGLKLSMTLAQGGAAIVPGVVSGQFQFGFSNMTSLMLAESNDVPVKAIANGVASTGVSGKDFGALVVKKGSSLKSAKELEGKKVAVNTLKNINETAVRESVRKAGGDPDKVKFVELAFDQMPAALDKGQIDAAMAVEPALTTMLNQGAQQIAWPLVDVAPNLTVAMYFTSTAYAAKNPDVVKKFQEATAESLAYADAHPDEVRQIVATYTKVPASVLAKVILPKWPADANRSSIEALEKLSETDGLFKKTPDLNTLLP from the coding sequence ATGCGTCGTCTGCTCGTCGGCCTCGCGGCCGGATCCATGCTGGTCGCCGCGTCGGCCTGCGGTTCGTCCGGCAACGGAGCGTCGGACAACAGCAGTTCGTCCACCGGAACCACCACGGTCAAGGTGGGGGTCATCCCCATCGTCGATGTCGCCCCGCTCTACCTCGGCCAGAAGGAGGGCTTCTTCAGCAAGCACGGCCTGAAGCTCTCGATGACCCTCGCGCAGGGCGGCGCGGCCATCGTGCCGGGTGTGGTGAGCGGCCAGTTCCAGTTCGGCTTCTCCAACATGACCTCCCTGATGCTCGCCGAGTCCAACGACGTTCCCGTGAAGGCCATCGCCAACGGCGTCGCCTCAACAGGCGTGTCCGGCAAGGACTTTGGCGCCCTCGTCGTCAAGAAGGGGAGCAGCCTCAAGTCGGCTAAGGAGCTGGAGGGCAAGAAGGTCGCGGTCAACACGCTGAAGAACATCAACGAGACGGCCGTACGCGAGTCCGTCCGCAAGGCCGGCGGCGATCCGGACAAGGTGAAGTTCGTGGAGCTGGCCTTCGACCAGATGCCGGCCGCGCTCGACAAGGGCCAGATCGACGCGGCGATGGCCGTCGAACCCGCGCTCACCACGATGTTGAACCAGGGTGCCCAGCAGATCGCCTGGCCGCTGGTCGACGTCGCGCCGAACCTCACCGTCGCCATGTACTTCACGTCGACGGCGTACGCGGCCAAGAACCCGGACGTGGTCAAGAAGTTCCAGGAGGCCACCGCCGAGTCCCTGGCCTACGCGGACGCCCACCCGGACGAGGTCCGGCAGATCGTCGCGACCTACACCAAGGTCCCGGCGAGCGTGCTGGCCAAGGTGATCCTGCCCAAGTGGCCCGCCGATGCGAACCGTTCGTCGATCGAGGCGCTGGAGAAGCTGAGCGAGACCGACGGCCTCTTCAAGAAGACCCCCGACCTGAACACGCTGCTTCCGTGA
- a CDS encoding PDR/VanB family oxidoreductase, with amino-acid sequence MTTYDTYDAELVVAGRELAADGVLALTLRHPLGEQLPTWEPGAHIDVVLGPDLERQYSLCGAPADRTTWRIAVLREPDGRGGSAYVHGQLEQGDKVRVRGPRNHFRLEPAPRYRFVAGGIGITPLLPMLAAAEAAGAEWSLLYGGRTRNSIAFTQELSRYGDRVTVAPQDEVGLLDLPSVLDDVPDGTLVYCCGPGPLLDAVEARCPGGILHVERFSPKAQVTGTDSEFEVVLEQSGKTVTVPVGVSVLDTVRAAGVEVLFSCTEGTCGTCETDVLEGTPDHRDSVLSEEERAAGETMLICVSRCLGKRLVLDL; translated from the coding sequence AGTTGGCGGCCGACGGCGTCCTCGCCCTCACCCTGCGCCACCCGCTCGGCGAGCAACTCCCCACCTGGGAACCGGGCGCCCACATCGACGTCGTCCTCGGCCCCGACCTGGAGCGCCAGTACTCACTCTGCGGCGCCCCGGCCGACCGTACGACCTGGCGGATCGCCGTACTGCGCGAGCCCGACGGGCGGGGCGGATCGGCTTACGTACACGGGCAGTTGGAGCAGGGCGACAAGGTCCGGGTACGCGGCCCGCGCAACCACTTCCGGCTGGAGCCCGCCCCCCGCTACCGCTTCGTCGCGGGCGGCATCGGCATCACCCCCCTCCTGCCGATGCTGGCCGCGGCAGAGGCGGCGGGCGCGGAGTGGAGCCTGCTCTACGGCGGCCGCACCCGCAACTCCATAGCGTTCACGCAGGAGTTGAGCCGCTACGGCGACCGCGTCACCGTCGCTCCGCAGGACGAGGTCGGGCTGCTCGACCTGCCGTCGGTCCTGGACGACGTTCCGGACGGCACCCTCGTCTACTGCTGCGGTCCAGGGCCGCTGCTCGACGCGGTCGAGGCACGGTGCCCCGGCGGCATCCTGCATGTCGAGCGGTTCTCGCCCAAGGCCCAAGTCACTGGCACCGACAGCGAGTTCGAGGTGGTGCTGGAGCAGAGCGGGAAAACGGTCACCGTCCCGGTGGGCGTGTCCGTGCTCGACACCGTGCGCGCCGCCGGTGTCGAGGTGCTGTTCTCCTGCACCGAGGGCACCTGCGGGACCTGCGAGACCGATGTCCTCGAAGGGACCCCGGACCACCGCGACTCGGTGCTGAGCGAGGAGGAGCGGGCGGCCGGCGAGACGATGCTCATCTGCGTCTCACGCTGCCTGGGAAAGCGGCTCGTCCTGGATCTGTGA